The following is a genomic window from Malus sylvestris chromosome 7, drMalSylv7.2, whole genome shotgun sequence.
GTCCCTCCTAATTGTACTAGTCGAGTCCACACATTATTATCTTTCATGTTTGGTGCATTATTGATCACCTATGATCTAGCACATATCATACTCGTATGCTAAATGACTCGAGTCAAAAAGCTCTTAGGTCATCTCCAGTTATGGAGGGCTAAACGTAGCCCTTGACTGTGTTTTAGCtctcaaaattaatattttaaggaCTACTTTAGCACTAAATCTTTTCATCTCAAATCATGTAAGctatatatttttcttcctattttattaattttttgggcTAAACTTAACCTGTCATGGGGTTACATGTTGTCTGCTCTGAGGCCAAACTTAGCCTAATTCTTTTAGCCGATTCCCTTTAACCCTTTGGTTGGAAACTAATTTTACCAATTTTAAGGCTAAATGTGGCCTAAAGCATTTTGGCTAGAGATGACTTTATAACAGTGTGTAGCACAATATCCCAAATCAATTGTATATTGGCACGTAAAACCACATATGACTTTGAGTGTTAAATCTCATCAATAGTAATAAGTGTTTAATATACCAATATTGGTGAAAACATCAATATACAAATTTGTGATAATATTGACGGATATGTCGAATACCAAAATCGGTTGCTTTCCATAGAAAtgatgaaatttgaaatgaaactTTAGGGATTTTCAAGCATTGGTTTGAATGAAATATAAGAGTTTCTCCAATATTTAACAGATGTGTTAGAAATATAGACGATATATGTCGATTTAGCCTACACTCAAAAGTTTCTCTTATATGAGGTGAAGGTTAAACTTCATCCtccattttcatatttttctcgaATTCTTTAGATATTTTCATGGAAATATCCAACCGTATCAAAGGAATTTTAAACATTAGTAGTAGTAACACAAGTAGAGTCAACAAAGTTAGTGCTTGAAATCCCAGGATCAgtccaaattttttatatatattttttttcaattatcaactcttcaattcatAATCTGGGCACCATAGAATGCCCTTCCctgattaaaattaaaaaaaaaaaaaagaaagaaaagaatgcCCTTCTAATTTTTTGATTCCTTGGGTTGCCAGTTAGGTCATCTCTAACTAAAAGGTAAATATAGTCCTTTTTTAGAATTATAGTcctgcaaaaaattatttttaatgaacagtgtcaaGTCATACTCATATATTATCTACAACCGAATAGGCTAAACATAGcctcctcaataatttattagtttcaagtttatactttaaatttattagttaatttagtTAAACTACCGTTAGTGTTTTCAAATCTAGTTGTTGAGTTTGAATCAATTATTACAATTGAGGAGTTGTCCCCAAAGAAAGGGCTAAGAGGGGATTACATTTGGCTAACCTGGTGCCCCTTTGATCAAATTATAGTCTGGTGGGCTCCATAAAATCACGTTATTTTTAGCTTTTGGATCTTTAACCCTCTtcattggagatgaccttagctACTCTAATTTTGGTGTGGAGGGCATAACTAGATTTGGATAATTATATGTTAAATGGGCCTTTAGATTTGTTTCTGTTTaggtttgtttgggcttttgggctaaGCCCTcaactaacaaaattattatttttttaacaaataatattatttatactaaataAGGATGTGTATTTAGCTTCACAATAAACCGCCGATAATATAACtcaaatttatcttttaatgagaatcaaatctaaaacTTCAACTTTAACCGTAATCCTAAGTCACCTCAATTAACGGAAACtactaaaaaagaaagaaaaatgtggATAAAAATTGACCAAGGAAATTACTTTTGACTCAGGTCGTCCTCTGCTTCCTAAAATATCAGGGTGTCGGTTCTGAAGTCTATACGACGTCGTTTAGCCTATATATGTTGCGAGTtctttggacaaaaaaaaactGCAAAACTGCTTTTACCAAATATGGAAAATCCAATTTTCTGATGGGAGATAAATAGAAAATCGTTGAATTCGGTCTGATTTGGGAAGTGCGCGAAGACGACTCTGGTTTGTGCAAACAACAATGGCGAACTTCACCATTTCCCTCTGCAATTTCCCCTTCATTTTCCTCCTCTCCTCCTCCTACttcctaaccctaaccctagctgCGGAACCCATTTCTTCTTCCGAGCCCAAACCCCCAAACAACAGCAGCGGCAACCCCAACCCCAACTTCGATTCCGAAATTTTCCTCCTTGGCGACGCCGCGCTAGCAGGCGGTGGATCTTATGTCAACATTACGCGGCCGTCGGTCTCAAGCTCCGGTCTTCTCCTCCGCAGAAAACCCTTTAAATTTATCTACGGGAATCTCAGCAACCCGGCGTCGTTTTCCACCGAGTTCGCATTCTCGATGACGCCTGGCGGCGGTGACGGCCTCTTGCTCGTCTTTGCTCCCGGAGATTTGGGGTCCAGATTGTCTGGTAAGGGCCCGTTTGGAATTAACGGTGAGGATCGATTTCTGGGTATTGAATTTGATACTGAAATGAATGGAGATATGAATGATTTGAATGCTAATCACATAGGGGTAGATGTTGGTAGCTTTGTATCTCTAGCTGTTGGTAATGTTTCTGAATTGAATTTGGTGCTAAATAGTGGAGAAAAGTTGAAATGTTGGATTGATTATGATGCTAGTTCGAAACGATTGGAGATTAGGCTAGGCAAGGTGGATGAATCGAGGCCTTATAATCCGATTACAGCTTATGGGATAGATTTGTCGGGAATGTGGAGAGATGAGGATGTGTACGTAGGTATTAGCTCGTCAAATTCGAATGGCAATTCGTCGCAGATTAGCAGTGTGTATTCATGGAATTTTAGGCTTAGAAATGTTCCCAAGTCAATGCATTCTCTGCCGGTGAATCCGAGGGTGTATTTGGATGGTCACGGTAAGAGTTTGAGCATGGATAAACGAGGGGTTTGCCCTTTGACAGTTCTTGCTGGGATGATCTTCGTGACTGGGTGTGGAGCACTGGTGGCATTTGTGGTGCTGTTTTTGTCGGCTATTATCATCAGTAGGCACACGGAGTTCCCTGCTGAGTTGCCTGCAAAGCCTGTGGATTTTAGGTATGAGAAGATCGATGTAGTTGTAGAGAAAGATGCCAATGGTGTTAAGAAGTAGAGCGTAAGGTCTGTAAGGTCTTTAAGGGCGtggctttatttttttttctgtgaaTGTATGTTGCAAATCTTGTTTGTGATCTCTAACACGAAAATGTGATGAATTCTGTTGTTCTGGTGTACCTTGCTGTGTTTCCTGCAATGGCTGTGGATCTCAAGTATGAGAAGATCAATGTAGTCGTAGAGAAAGATGCTGATGGTGTTAAGAAGTAGAGCATAAAGCATTAAAAGGTGTGACCTTTTTTTCGCTGTGAATCTATGTCGGAAATGTTGATTGGAGTTTCTAGCCTGAACAAACGTGATGAATGCTGTTGTTCTGGTGTGAATTCTGATAGCAAATTGTAATGCAATTAGGTCAGATGATCACATATGTTGTGTATATATGTGGCTCTGTTTTGTTCATTCACCATATGTAGCACGATTTTGTGAAATATAGCACGTACGTTAAGTTTCATATTTCCATTACCAGTTTGAAAGTATATACTGTTGACAATTTTGAATGACATGAGCTTTGCTCCACCCAAGGTTCAATATCGAAGAGATTGTCGATTATTGTCCGTCGATGTCTCTCGTTGTTGGTGAAGACATTGGAGTATTTGGATTATTGAACCTTGGGGAAGAAGTTGTTATGAGTCTCTTATATGTTAAATTGGATTGGGAAGTTGAGTTATCTCTAAACAATGTAGTTAATTAGAGATTTTGAAGGAAGACTTATGAGCTTAATGGGCATCTTCAACCCAAAAGAAACATCTGTTGACGCTTCTTTTGAAATGGCTAAAAGAGTTTTTAGGCGGTCAATAAGTTTCTAGTAGtgtttttttacacaatttttagCAATGCCCCTTGAACACTAAACTTTGTTCAGCTCTGCTCTCCGaacttttaatttggttttaacCCCCTACACCTTTATGTTTGTCTTAAATCTTTCGCAACCATCCCCCGACATTCAATGTCGACAACCTCACTCAACTTTTCGCAAACAAGGGTTACACACAAGAAGAAATGGTTACTCTTTCTGGTACGTTGAATATTTTTCTTGTGAAAATTATACCATTAAGCAACAAACAAAGCTGCTTGTATATCAGACAATTTGTTTCTACAGGAGCCCACTCCATTGGCCGCTCTCAATGCACTTCTTTCAGCAACAGGTTGTACAATTTTAACGCAACAACAAATCAGGACCCCAGTTTAGATCCGTCATACGCTGCTCAGTTGAAGGCTTGTACTAGGAGAATTCAAACTCGGGTGCAAGATATTTGGCATTGGCACACTAACATTGCCGACCGGCCTAAATGTTTACATGTTGCAATCATTTTAAGGTATAGATAATTCTAAAGACactaacccattgtgagacttagcaCATTCCCTCActtctttagtgtagataatattgtttgttaaagacACTAACTTATTACGCCAAGTTTTAGTGACCAATTGACATGAcaacttattatttttataaaggctttttagccaaaatgatccaTCGGAttggcataactcctcactttggtcctaAGATTTAGAATAAAAAGAAGTGGTCTCTAAAATTATCCATCGTCTATTATTTTGGTTCTTCAGTGAAAGATCTTTGTTAAATTGAAAAAACCACCACTTCAAGTGGTGAtattgatttgacaaaaataccctcaaattaacataaaattttcacaaaatgaccataataatttacaactccgcctatgtaagtttatcttacattgccggtcccaagcccgggtaaaggaggagggggagggcgtcaggtagtcgacagccggcactccacagttacgtcgaatccttatgaaaatgaattcagaacGAAATCGCACTAAAgttagggcgtcacccgtaagtggcgcgctgtgtggctcgagcacagtgataagtgagtaagggtcgctgtatctccataggcacccggatgcagtgttaaatgagcaagggggccatagaaacttcttttcgaacgactccactcaaagttgtttgggagcatatgcacctatcaactttacacgggacacacaaaagaagtactttgattccattggacgggggagggtgaagaagctaggacagaagggtagagtttatgagagtagaatgcgtttaggaacgtggaatataggaaccttaacgggaaaatctatggaagtagtggaagttatggtgaggagaaggataaatattatgtgcctacaagaaactaagtgggttggtcttaaggcaaaggatttagaaaactcagggtttaaactttggtactcgggcacaaatagaacgagaaacgatgttggcatcatcgtggacaagaccttgacacaagatgttatagatgtcaagagggtaggagatagaatcatggcaatcaagattgtaataggacaagaacttatcaatgtgattagtgcgtacgcacctcaagtagggttggatatgagttcgaaggagaaattttgggaagaccttggagacttggtgcaaggaattgctcagacggagaagttatttataggagaagatttaaatggacacgtgggcagggagacaggcaactatggaggttttcatagtggccatggttttggggagagaaacgaggatggggaagctatcttggattttgcaatggcatatgatctcttcttagccaacaccttctttaagaagagagaagaacatgtgatcatctacaagagtgggtcgtcaaaaacacaaatagattttcttctaatgaggaaaggggatcgtataacttgtaaggattgcaaagttataccaggagagagcgtggctaatcaacatcgcttgttggtgatggatgtacatatcaaaagagtgagaaaaaagaacaagatttggaagtgcccaatgactagatggtggaatctaaaagaagaaaaacaagtcattttcaaagagaaagtaatcaccaagtgtgtgtgggatagagagggggaagctagccaaatgtgggattccatggctagttgtatccgaaaagtagcaaaagaggtattaggagagtccaagggctttgccacacaccaaaaggaatcttggtggtggaatgaggaggtacaaacaaaggtgaaggctaagaaggaatgttgtaaagccttatacaaggataggaccgatgaaaatggtgaaaggtataaaaaagcgaagcaagaggcgaagaaagctgtgagagaagctaagt
Proteins encoded in this region:
- the LOC126629574 gene encoding L-type lectin-domain containing receptor kinase VIII.2-like; this encodes MANFTISLCNFPFIFLLSSSYFLTLTLAAEPISSSEPKPPNNSSGNPNPNFDSEIFLLGDAALAGGGSYVNITRPSVSSSGLLLRRKPFKFIYGNLSNPASFSTEFAFSMTPGGGDGLLLVFAPGDLGSRLSGKGPFGINGEDRFLGIEFDTEMNGDMNDLNANHIGVDVGSFVSLAVGNVSELNLVLNSGEKLKCWIDYDASSKRLEIRLGKVDESRPYNPITAYGIDLSGMWRDEDVYVGISSSNSNGNSSQISSVYSWNFRLRNVPKSMHSLPVNPRVYLDGHGKSLSMDKRGVCPLTVLAGMIFVTGCGALVAFVVLFLSAIIISRHTEFPAELPAKPVDFRYEKIDVVVEKDANGVKK